The Geotrypetes seraphini chromosome 6, aGeoSer1.1, whole genome shotgun sequence genome includes a window with the following:
- the NKX2-6 gene encoding homeobox protein Nkx-2.6, with protein MFPSPLASTPFSVKDILRMEQQHNELSQSFLTQNLEAPTEQSPMDLHAPTATPETAYLTEEFFFKVLREPGNVKRSEELDSLKSSSGPSLEEDLNLLKEQRKCATEESLVPSERKDEVSEHSKQRQRRKPRVLFSQTQVFELERRFKQQRYLSAPEREHLASLLKLTSTQVKIWFQNRRYKCKRQRQDKSLEFVGCPPPPRRVAVPVLVRDGKPCLAGAQAYSHPYNVAVTPYSYNTYYSSYSGTPYSQDYGCNYTGLPAMSANAPSVTHVMNMNLSIVRAAQNQQGHLRATLKGIGAW; from the exons ATGTTCCCAAGTCCTTTGGCGTCAACGCCCTTCTCTGTCAAAGATATCTTACGGATGGAGCAACAACACAATGAGCTTAGTCAGAGTTTCCTCACCCAAAACTTGGAGGCTCCCACAGAGCAGTCACCTATGGACTTGCACGCCCCAACTGCAACTCCAGAAACTGCCTACCTCACGGAGGAATTCTTCTTTAAGGTGCTACGTGAACCAGGGAACGTGAAGAGAAGTGAAGAACTTGATTCCTTAAAAAGTTCTTCTGGCCCATCTTTGGAAGAGGACTTGAACCTATTGAAGGAGCAAA GAAAATGTGCTACCGAGGAATCCTTGGTGCCTTCGGAGAGAAAGGATGAAGTTTCTGAACATTCCAAGCAGCGACAGAGGAGGAAACCAAGGGTCCTTTTTTCCCAGACTCAGGTTTTTGAGCTAGAAAGAAGATTCAAGCAGCAGAGATATCTCTCAGCCCCAGAAAGGGAACATTTGGCTAGCCTATTAAAACTCACCTCGACTCAAGTCAAAATATGGTTCCAAAACAGGAGGTACAAGTGCAAGAgacaaaggcaagacaaatcccTGGAGTTTGTCGGGTGCCCGCCTCCTCCTAGGAGGGTGGCAGTACCTGTGCTGGTTAGGGACGGGAAGCCCTGCCTTGCTGGGGCACAGGCTTATTCCCACCCATACAATGTTGCTGTTACTCCTTACTCTTATAACACTTACTACAGCAGCTACAGTGGCACTCCCTACAGCCAGGACTACGGCTGCAATTACACAGGGCTTCCAGCCATGTCTGCCAATGCCCCATCTGTAACCCATGTGATGAATATGAACCTCAGCATAGTTAGGGCCGCACAGAACCAGCAGGGGCACTTACGGGCCACCTTGAAAGGAATCGGAGCTTGGTGA